A portion of the Geoalkalibacter ferrihydriticus DSM 17813 genome contains these proteins:
- a CDS encoding class I SAM-dependent methyltransferase: MTGFKDHFSASAREYRAFRPTYPTELFEWLTRLSPGRDAALDVGCGNGQVAVLLASHFRKIFAVDPSSEQIRNAIVAENVEYHIAPAEATGLAEGCVDLVAAGQALHWFDFERFYPEVRRVVRPTGGVFAAFTYGLIRMGGGVDAVIDQFYHEVLADYWPPERRHVDSGYQSLPFPFPEIEAPAFQLVETWDLPRLVGYLTTWSAVNKYRQRTGSDPIPAVETELRRSWGTQEARVVGWPLALRVGRVNQN; this comes from the coding sequence ATGACGGGCTTCAAAGATCATTTTTCTGCTTCCGCGAGAGAATATCGCGCCTTTCGTCCCACCTATCCGACCGAGCTTTTCGAATGGCTGACGCGCCTTTCTCCGGGCCGCGATGCGGCTCTGGATGTGGGTTGCGGCAACGGCCAGGTGGCAGTGCTCCTTGCCTCCCATTTTCGCAAGATTTTTGCGGTCGATCCGAGCAGCGAGCAGATCCGCAATGCCATTGTGGCCGAAAACGTCGAATATCATATCGCACCGGCCGAGGCGACGGGACTGGCCGAAGGTTGTGTTGATCTGGTGGCAGCGGGGCAGGCCCTGCACTGGTTCGATTTTGAGCGCTTCTACCCGGAGGTGCGTCGCGTGGTGCGTCCCACGGGTGGCGTTTTTGCCGCGTTCACTTACGGACTCATCCGCATGGGGGGGGGCGTCGATGCGGTTATTGACCAGTTCTACCATGAGGTGCTGGCCGATTACTGGCCGCCGGAGCGGCGCCACGTGGACAGTGGGTACCAGTCCCTGCCGTTTCCTTTTCCCGAGATCGAAGCACCCGCCTTTCAACTGGTCGAAACTTGGGATTTGCCGCGCCTTGTGGGGTATTTGACCACCTGGTCGGCGGTCAACAAATATCGACAACGCACCGGCAGCGACCCCATACCTGCAGTGGAGACGGAATTGAGGCGAAGTTGGGGGACCCAAGAGGCGCGCGTGGTGGGCTGGCCGTTGGCGCTGCGGGTGGGGCGGGTGAATCAGAATTGA
- a CDS encoding FecCD family ABC transporter permease translates to MSPAKTAALAGAVLLVTLLSVLSGPRFINPLDIRPQDWHILVALRLPRAFVAFLMGAALGASGAILQGVFRNPLADPYVLGISSGAALAAAFGLMTATSLPLPVPILAFGGALLTCVAVAALGRSPQGLRPDRLLLGGIGIGFFFSALLLLVMTVSSNDGLKRAILWMSGDLSMADWRLVPAGAVLIAAGLTLALIRAKGLNALTLGDEIAHGLGFSPGRERLLLFIAASLMTAAAISLGGTVGFIGLLVPHAVRHWVGSDARISVPAAALVGGALLCLADGAGRTLAAPLEIPAGVIAALIGAPCFLIILRKKGYGL, encoded by the coding sequence ATGAGCCCAGCCAAAACAGCCGCATTGGCCGGGGCCGTGCTGCTCGTCACGCTTTTATCGGTGCTGAGCGGGCCGCGTTTCATCAATCCCCTGGACATAAGGCCCCAAGACTGGCATATCCTTGTCGCCCTGCGCCTGCCCCGCGCTTTCGTCGCCTTTCTCATGGGAGCGGCCCTCGGGGCCTCGGGCGCCATCCTCCAGGGAGTGTTTCGAAACCCTCTGGCCGACCCCTATGTTCTGGGAATATCGAGCGGCGCGGCTCTGGCTGCGGCATTCGGGTTGATGACGGCAACCTCCCTGCCCCTGCCGGTGCCCATTCTGGCCTTTGGTGGAGCACTGCTCACCTGCGTCGCGGTCGCCGCCCTGGGTCGCAGCCCCCAGGGGCTCAGACCCGATCGCTTGCTGTTGGGCGGCATAGGCATAGGCTTTTTCTTCTCGGCCCTGCTTCTGCTCGTCATGACCGTTTCGAGCAACGACGGACTCAAGCGGGCGATTTTGTGGATGTCGGGAGATCTCTCCATGGCTGATTGGAGGCTGGTTCCTGCCGGCGCCGTCCTCATCGCCGCAGGCTTGACTCTCGCCCTGATTCGCGCCAAAGGTCTCAATGCCTTGACCCTAGGGGACGAGATCGCCCACGGGCTCGGCTTCTCACCGGGTAGAGAGCGGCTGCTGCTGTTCATCGCCGCGTCGCTGATGACCGCCGCCGCCATTTCCCTGGGAGGCACGGTCGGCTTTATCGGTCTGCTGGTGCCTCATGCCGTCCGTCATTGGGTCGGATCCGACGCACGCATCAGCGTGCCGGCCGCAGCCCTGGTCGGCGGTGCGCTCCTGTGTCTGGCTGACGGCGCCGGGCGCACCCTTGCTGCGCCGCTGGAAATTCCGGCGGGTGTCATTGCGGCCCTGATCGGGGCCCCCTGCTTTCTGATCATTCTGCGGAAAAAGGGCTATGGACTTTAG
- a CDS encoding ABC transporter substrate-binding protein yields the protein MGKNIRKNSRFGAGVLRTAYLCAAFVLLCAPLQAAAPQRIVSLAPAMTEILFALELGEQVVGVTSFCDRPLQARNRTQVGGMSNPSLEAILALKPDMVVLSTDGNPREVALRLQSLGVKTHVFTARRMENIPQGIRDLGKVLQAAVAAEHLAQNLEHTILRHAQAGETVSTIDRKRALFVIWPEPLIVAGTDTLVDDTLTLLGFDNIAAGTGVNYPRFSVEEVLRRKPDVIIFGQGQGATASLADGLMQRLGSLGAIREDCLIFVDDALYRAGPRIAEGITDLFHALSERREHAPP from the coding sequence ATGGGAAAAAACATCAGAAAAAATAGCAGATTTGGCGCCGGTGTGCTGCGCACAGCCTACCTGTGCGCGGCCTTCGTGCTTCTCTGCGCGCCACTCCAGGCCGCTGCGCCGCAGCGCATCGTCTCTCTGGCTCCAGCCATGACCGAAATTCTTTTTGCCCTGGAACTCGGCGAGCAGGTGGTGGGCGTCACGTCTTTCTGCGACCGGCCGCTGCAGGCGCGCAACCGAACCCAGGTGGGCGGCATGTCCAACCCATCCCTGGAGGCGATTCTGGCTCTTAAGCCGGACATGGTCGTTTTATCCACGGATGGCAATCCGCGTGAGGTGGCGCTGCGGCTCCAAAGCCTCGGCGTAAAGACCCATGTTTTCACCGCCCGGCGCATGGAAAATATCCCCCAGGGAATCCGCGACCTGGGTAAGGTTCTCCAAGCCGCGGTTGCGGCAGAGCATCTGGCGCAGAACCTGGAACACACCATTCTGCGCCATGCCCAAGCAGGCGAAACCGTCTCAACAATTGACCGCAAGCGTGCGTTATTCGTCATCTGGCCCGAGCCCCTTATCGTCGCCGGAACCGATACCCTTGTCGACGATACGCTCACACTCCTGGGATTTGACAATATCGCCGCAGGCACCGGGGTCAACTACCCTCGCTTTTCCGTCGAGGAGGTTCTGCGCCGCAAGCCCGACGTGATTATTTTCGGTCAGGGCCAAGGAGCCACGGCGTCCCTCGCTGATGGACTCATGCAGCGCCTCGGCAGTCTTGGGGCGATTCGGGAAGATTGCCTCATTTTCGTCGACGACGCCCTGTACCGCGCCGGGCCACGGATTGCCGAAGGCATCACCGATTTGTTCCACGCCCTCAGCGAACGACGGGAGCACGCACCCCCATGA
- a CDS encoding ABC transporter ATP-binding protein, with protein MDFRNDRQAEALLVFEQVCFGFGGDTFIEDLSFKATPGELIGLIGANGAGKSTALRLAAGLLKPWAGKILLDGRPLASLSDRQRAGRLAYLPQNLDVHLPFRVAELVRMGTYPCSDMPPLAPQKALRIVGLEHKEQAHLGQLSGGELRRAFIAMTLVQGARCLLLDEPLAGLDLKFQAELLRLLRAITETAGVTVLMSLHDMAAARRFDRLLALKEGALIAQGAPHAVLTESLIAELFDLQKDDRDLHPAGVFFRP; from the coding sequence ATGGACTTTAGAAACGACAGGCAGGCCGAAGCACTGTTGGTCTTTGAGCAGGTGTGCTTCGGATTCGGTGGGGACACCTTTATCGAAGATCTCTCTTTTAAAGCCACGCCGGGCGAGTTGATCGGCCTCATCGGAGCCAACGGCGCGGGCAAATCGACGGCCCTGCGACTGGCCGCGGGTCTGCTCAAGCCCTGGGCCGGGAAAATCCTACTCGACGGCCGCCCCCTTGCATCTCTCAGTGACCGGCAGAGGGCAGGCCGCCTGGCCTACCTGCCTCAAAACCTTGATGTCCATCTGCCCTTTCGCGTCGCCGAACTTGTGCGCATGGGAACCTATCCCTGCTCCGACATGCCACCTCTTGCGCCGCAGAAAGCTCTGCGCATCGTCGGCCTCGAGCACAAAGAGCAGGCCCATTTGGGCCAATTAAGCGGTGGTGAACTGCGGCGCGCCTTCATTGCCATGACCCTGGTGCAGGGTGCTCGATGCCTGCTTCTCGACGAACCCCTGGCGGGTTTGGATCTCAAATTTCAGGCCGAGCTGCTCAGGCTTTTGCGCGCAATTACCGAAACCGCCGGAGTGACGGTTCTCATGTCCCTGCATGACATGGCTGCGGCCCGGCGTTTTGATCGTTTGCTGGCGTTGAAGGAAGGAGCCCTGATCGCCCAGGGGGCGCCACACGCCGTTTTGACCGAAAGCCTGATAGCCGAACTTTTCGACCTCCAAAAAGACGACAGGGATCTCCACCCGGCAGGGGTTTTCTTTCGCCCGTAA
- a CDS encoding BCCT family transporter, giving the protein MSAFRGKIPSTILIPVFAPAVIVTLLLVIGTISNPELAGEFFAAMLSFITKTFGWFYMLSVAIFLVFIVTVAFSRWGGIKLGPDHAVPQYSFPAWFAMLFSAGYGIALLFFGVAEPVLHYAAPPEGAAATVDAAKQAMQIAFFHWGFHIWAIYGLVGLVLAYFSFRHGLPLSMRSALFPLIGERIHGPIGHTVDTFAILGTLFGIATTLGLSVTQINAGINYLWPAIPVNVTVQVVAIAVITAVALISVVAGLDKGVKRLSIVNMTLAVSLMLFVFLVGPSIFILETFLQNTGSYLNGIIARTFNLQAYSRSDWIGNWTLFIFGWTIAWAPFVGLFIAKISRGRTIRQFVFGVMLVPSVFTFLWFSIFGDTALHLIMVEGYTSLVTEVQADHALALFKLYELLPFSAITSFLTVVLIITFFVTSSDSGSLVIDSLASGGALQTPAWQRSFWAIIEGVVAATLLVAGGLSALQAMTIASALPFAVIMLIAAVGMWRALVIEGHTEAGLHAHMRRAHHAGPAERGRWKKRLAGLVRFPSREEVGTFIETRVVAAMKHVQRELDEQGWPADIFYDAEIGRTYIEVIIEGEIDFIYEIRMCEYLVPSFAYPEMERSEDDIQHYYRAEVFLRRGGQSYDIYGYDQQEVIDDILDQFEKYLHFLHVSPGSLPWKMQEHDEMLNVSAGEEQGPKDSAAEKP; this is encoded by the coding sequence ATGTCTGCTTTTAGAGGTAAAATTCCCTCCACAATCCTAATTCCGGTTTTTGCTCCCGCCGTAATCGTTACGCTTCTCTTGGTGATCGGAACCATCAGCAACCCAGAGTTGGCCGGTGAGTTTTTCGCCGCCATGCTGAGCTTTATCACCAAGACCTTCGGCTGGTTCTACATGTTGTCGGTGGCGATTTTCCTGGTTTTTATCGTCACTGTTGCCTTTTCGCGCTGGGGAGGGATCAAACTTGGCCCCGATCACGCGGTGCCCCAATACAGTTTCCCCGCGTGGTTCGCCATGCTGTTTTCCGCCGGATATGGGATTGCGCTGTTGTTTTTCGGTGTCGCCGAACCGGTGCTGCATTATGCCGCGCCACCCGAGGGGGCGGCCGCGACCGTTGACGCGGCCAAACAGGCAATGCAGATCGCCTTTTTTCACTGGGGCTTTCATATCTGGGCCATCTACGGATTGGTCGGGCTGGTGCTGGCTTATTTCTCTTTTCGCCACGGTCTGCCCCTTTCCATGCGCTCGGCCCTGTTTCCCCTCATCGGCGAACGAATCCATGGTCCCATCGGACATACGGTAGATACTTTCGCTATTCTCGGCACCCTGTTCGGCATCGCTACCACCCTCGGACTTTCGGTGACACAGATCAACGCCGGCATCAATTATCTGTGGCCGGCAATCCCGGTTAACGTTACGGTGCAGGTTGTCGCTATAGCGGTTATTACAGCCGTCGCTCTGATTTCAGTCGTCGCAGGTCTCGACAAGGGCGTCAAGCGGCTCTCCATCGTCAATATGACCCTGGCCGTGTCGCTGATGCTGTTTGTCTTTCTCGTCGGGCCGAGTATTTTCATCCTTGAGACGTTTTTGCAGAATACCGGCAGCTACCTGAACGGAATCATTGCTCGGACCTTCAATTTGCAGGCCTACAGCCGCTCGGACTGGATCGGCAACTGGACGCTTTTCATCTTCGGCTGGACCATCGCCTGGGCGCCCTTCGTCGGCTTGTTCATCGCCAAAATCAGTCGCGGGCGCACCATCCGCCAGTTCGTTTTCGGGGTCATGTTGGTGCCGTCCGTTTTTACCTTTCTGTGGTTCTCCATCTTCGGCGATACCGCCTTGCATTTGATTATGGTCGAGGGCTATACCTCTTTGGTTACGGAGGTTCAGGCCGACCACGCCTTGGCTTTGTTTAAACTTTATGAATTGTTGCCTTTTTCCGCCATTACTTCATTTTTGACCGTGGTTCTCATCATTACCTTTTTCGTGACATCCTCTGATTCCGGCTCTCTGGTCATCGATTCTTTGGCTTCGGGCGGAGCGCTGCAGACCCCGGCATGGCAGCGCTCTTTCTGGGCCATCATCGAGGGAGTGGTTGCCGCAACGCTTCTGGTTGCGGGGGGGCTCAGCGCACTTCAGGCCATGACCATCGCCAGTGCTCTTCCCTTTGCGGTTATTATGCTGATTGCCGCCGTCGGCATGTGGCGGGCCCTGGTCATCGAGGGGCATACCGAAGCAGGCCTGCATGCGCACATGCGCCGTGCGCACCACGCCGGCCCCGCTGAGCGCGGGCGGTGGAAAAAACGTCTGGCGGGCCTGGTGCGGTTTCCGAGCCGCGAGGAGGTCGGGACGTTCATCGAGACACGGGTGGTTGCCGCCATGAAGCATGTTCAGCGCGAGTTGGATGAGCAGGGGTGGCCCGCGGATATTTTCTATGATGCCGAGATCGGCCGGACCTATATTGAAGTGATCATTGAGGGAGAGATTGATTTTATCTACGAAATTCGCATGTGTGAGTATTTGGTGCCCTCATTCGCCTACCCGGAGATGGAGCGCAGCGAGGACGATATCCAGCATTATTATCGGGCGGAGGTTTTTCTGCGTCGCGGCGGCCAGTCATACGATATCTATGGTTATGACCAGCAGGAAGTCATCGACGATATTCTTGACCAGTTTGAGAAATATCTGCACTTTCTGCATGTCTCGCCGGGCAGCCTGCCGTGGAAAATGCAAGAACACGACGAGATGCTCAATGTGTCGGCAGGCGAAGAGCAGGGCCCCAAGGATTCAGCGGCTGAAAAGCCGTAA
- a CDS encoding MFS transporter, with the protein MSSFAERLSPARLVLLMCTVEILSMTGFATYPALLLVMQGQWGLSNSEAGLISGSFFAGYMIATPFLVGMTDRIDTRRIYLLATALAALGSLGFALWAQGMLTAMFFQAVVGAGLAGTYMPGLRLLTDHFRGPVPSRGVAFYTATFGLGTTGSLLLAGALEPVGWQWAFVVAALGPLIAGPMVLISFPARPPQASGAPPGLLFDFRPVFRNREAMSYIFGYAAHCWELFGLRSWMPAFFAFSMGLTATQGGFWFGAAALAAWVNMIGPLASILGNEVAVKKGRRRLVLSTMAGSGVLACLVGFSAPLPLIIVFTLMTIYFLFVMGDSAALTAGLVAAAEPGRKGAAMALHSLMGFGAGFLAPLAFGLVLDLAGGNESVTAWGLAYVALGFWSLFAVVAALLRRFSRKGSI; encoded by the coding sequence TTGAGTTCTTTTGCCGAACGACTCTCCCCGGCACGCCTGGTGCTGCTCATGTGCACGGTGGAGATTCTGAGCATGACCGGATTTGCCACCTATCCGGCGCTGCTTTTGGTGATGCAGGGGCAGTGGGGGCTGAGCAACTCTGAAGCGGGTTTGATCAGTGGAAGTTTTTTTGCCGGATATATGATTGCAACACCTTTTTTGGTCGGCATGACCGATCGCATCGACACGCGGCGTATCTATCTTCTGGCCACCGCCCTTGCCGCCCTCGGCAGTCTGGGTTTTGCCCTGTGGGCTCAGGGAATGCTGACGGCCATGTTTTTCCAGGCGGTGGTCGGCGCGGGGCTCGCCGGCACCTATATGCCGGGATTGCGTCTGCTGACGGATCATTTTCGCGGACCGGTGCCCAGCCGCGGCGTGGCTTTTTATACCGCAACCTTTGGCCTGGGTACCACCGGCTCATTGTTGCTGGCCGGGGCGCTGGAGCCGGTCGGCTGGCAATGGGCCTTCGTCGTGGCCGCACTCGGCCCCCTGATTGCCGGACCGATGGTGCTTATCAGTTTTCCCGCACGTCCACCCCAGGCCAGTGGCGCGCCCCCTGGTCTGCTCTTTGATTTTCGGCCCGTATTCCGCAATCGCGAGGCCATGAGCTATATCTTCGGTTATGCTGCCCATTGCTGGGAATTGTTCGGTCTGCGCTCCTGGATGCCGGCGTTCTTTGCTTTCAGCATGGGGCTGACCGCCACTCAGGGCGGCTTCTGGTTTGGTGCTGCCGCCCTGGCCGCATGGGTCAATATGATCGGACCCCTGGCGAGCATCCTCGGCAACGAAGTCGCGGTCAAGAAGGGTCGGCGGCGGTTGGTGTTGTCCACCATGGCCGGCTCCGGGGTTCTGGCCTGCCTGGTCGGATTCAGTGCGCCCTTGCCGCTCATCATCGTGTTCACTCTCATGACAATCTATTTTTTGTTTGTCATGGGCGATTCGGCCGCCCTGACGGCCGGATTGGTTGCCGCCGCCGAACCGGGGCGTAAAGGGGCGGCCATGGCCCTGCACTCCCTGATGGGTTTTGGCGCGGGGTTTCTTGCTCCGCTGGCGTTTGGATTGGTGTTGGACCTTGCGGGCGGCAATGAATCGGTGACCGCCTGGGGACTGGCCTACGTCGCCTTGGGTTTCTGGTCTCTGTTTGCTGTCGTGGCCGCGTTGCTGCGGCGCTTCTCCCGAAAAGGTTCTATTTGA
- the aroC gene encoding chorismate synthase: MSSTFGTLFKVSTFGESHGKGVGAIIDGCPPGMELRAQDIQVQLDRRRPGQSKMATDRQEADQVSILSGVEFDRTLGTPIGLLVANKDQRPGDYGEMDQVPRPSHADYTYQMKYGIRASSGGGRSSARETIGRVAAGAVAEKYLRETCGIEIIAWVSAVGRIEAAGVDSARVTREEVDAHIVRCPDVGAAKAMEDEILQARGEHDSIGGVVSCVCRKVPTGLGEPVFDKLEALLAQAMLSLPASKGFEIGSGFGGARMRGSLHNDPFVRKGERLGTLTNYSGGVQGGISNGEEILFRVAFKPVATIGLAQTTVTMDGREVVLEAKGRHDPCVVPRAVPIVETMTALVLMDLLLRQRSRQVNF, encoded by the coding sequence ATGTCGAGCACGTTTGGTACGTTGTTCAAGGTCTCAACCTTCGGAGAGTCTCACGGCAAGGGGGTTGGAGCGATTATTGACGGCTGTCCGCCGGGGATGGAGCTGCGCGCGCAAGACATCCAGGTGCAGCTTGACCGCCGCCGTCCGGGGCAGAGCAAGATGGCCACGGATCGTCAGGAAGCCGATCAGGTATCGATTCTCTCCGGTGTGGAGTTCGATAGGACTCTGGGTACACCCATCGGTCTGTTGGTGGCGAACAAAGATCAGCGGCCCGGCGATTACGGCGAGATGGATCAGGTGCCGCGTCCTTCTCATGCCGACTACACCTATCAGATGAAATACGGGATCCGCGCTTCCAGTGGTGGGGGACGCTCCAGTGCGCGCGAAACCATCGGCCGGGTTGCGGCGGGAGCGGTGGCGGAGAAGTATCTGCGTGAGACCTGCGGGATCGAGATCATCGCCTGGGTCAGCGCGGTGGGACGCATCGAGGCCGCCGGCGTCGACAGCGCACGGGTGACGCGCGAGGAAGTCGATGCCCATATCGTGCGTTGTCCGGATGTGGGGGCGGCTAAGGCCATGGAGGACGAGATTTTACAAGCCCGCGGCGAGCATGATTCCATCGGCGGGGTGGTCAGTTGCGTGTGCCGAAAGGTGCCGACGGGGCTGGGCGAGCCGGTTTTCGACAAGCTCGAGGCGCTGCTCGCTCAAGCCATGCTGTCCCTGCCGGCGAGCAAGGGCTTTGAGATCGGGTCCGGGTTTGGCGGGGCGCGCATGCGCGGTTCACTGCACAATGATCCCTTCGTGCGCAAGGGCGAGCGGCTGGGTACCCTGACCAATTACAGCGGCGGGGTGCAGGGCGGTATCAGCAACGGCGAGGAGATCCTGTTTCGGGTGGCGTTCAAACCGGTCGCCACCATCGGCCTCGCGCAGACCACGGTGACCATGGATGGCCGCGAGGTGGTGTTGGAGGCCAAGGGCCGCCATGACCCCTGCGTGGTGCCGCGTGCGGTGCCTATTGTTGAAACCATGACCGCCCTGGTGCTGATGGATCTGCTGTTGCGCCAGCGCTCACGACAGGTCAACTTTTGA
- a CDS encoding helicase HerA-like domain-containing protein, whose protein sequence is MADDLWWLGRGEHDISLLPAMANRHGLVAGATGTGKTVTLRALAESFSDAGVPVFLADAKGDLSGLALPGGDHAKVVERVQGMALGDFAFRGYPVAFWDLFGSAGHPVRATVSEMGPQLLGRILGLNDTQSGVLNVIFRVADDQGLLLLDLKDLQAMAAFVGENAAQFRTRYGNVSTASIGAIQRCLLALGDQGGNDFFGEPALDLDDLLKTSSDGRGIINILAGERLMRSPQLYATFLLWLLAELFERLPEVGDPPKPKLIFVFDEAHLLFKDTPAALVSQIEQVVRLIRSKGVGVYFVTQNPTDLPDTVLGQLGLRIQHALRAFTPRDQKAVRVAAQTFRPNPALNVEQVITELGVGEALVSLLDGRGTPTPVQRTLIRPPRSRMLPLSPTERIAVLAASPFAGRYEKAFDRESAHEILQARAAQAPLMDKAPKPQSRGRQSDDMMTALAKSAARSIGSNVGRQVVRGVLGALFGGKR, encoded by the coding sequence ATGGCAGATGATCTCTGGTGGCTGGGGCGCGGCGAGCATGACATTTCATTGTTGCCGGCCATGGCTAATCGCCACGGGCTGGTGGCAGGCGCGACAGGCACCGGGAAAACCGTGACTCTGCGTGCCCTGGCCGAAAGTTTCAGCGACGCCGGTGTACCGGTGTTTCTTGCCGATGCCAAGGGTGACCTTTCCGGGTTGGCGTTGCCGGGGGGCGATCATGCCAAGGTCGTCGAGCGGGTTCAGGGGATGGCTCTGGGTGATTTTGCCTTTCGCGGCTATCCCGTAGCGTTCTGGGATCTGTTCGGGAGCGCGGGGCATCCGGTGCGGGCGACGGTTTCCGAAATGGGGCCGCAGCTTTTGGGGCGCATTCTTGGGCTCAACGACACGCAAAGCGGTGTACTCAATGTGATTTTCCGCGTTGCCGATGACCAGGGGTTGCTGCTTCTCGACCTCAAGGATCTACAGGCCATGGCCGCCTTTGTCGGCGAGAATGCCGCGCAGTTCCGCACCCGCTACGGCAACGTCTCCACGGCGAGCATCGGCGCCATACAGCGTTGCCTTCTGGCCCTGGGCGATCAGGGCGGCAACGATTTTTTCGGCGAGCCGGCTCTGGATCTGGACGATCTGCTCAAGACTTCGTCGGACGGTCGCGGAATCATCAACATCCTTGCCGGCGAACGCCTCATGCGCTCGCCGCAGCTTTACGCAACTTTTCTGCTCTGGCTGCTCGCGGAACTGTTTGAACGCCTGCCCGAAGTCGGCGATCCGCCCAAACCGAAGTTAATCTTTGTTTTCGATGAAGCGCATCTGCTGTTCAAAGATACGCCCGCCGCCCTGGTCAGCCAGATCGAGCAGGTGGTGCGGCTGATCCGCTCTAAAGGCGTCGGCGTCTATTTTGTCACCCAAAACCCCACCGATCTGCCCGACACGGTGCTCGGGCAACTGGGTCTGCGCATTCAGCATGCCTTGCGAGCGTTCACACCGCGCGATCAGAAAGCGGTGCGGGTGGCCGCACAGACCTTTCGCCCCAATCCGGCCCTCAACGTCGAACAGGTGATCACCGAACTGGGGGTTGGTGAGGCGTTGGTCTCGTTGCTTGACGGGCGCGGCACACCGACGCCTGTGCAGCGGACTCTGATTCGTCCACCACGCAGCCGTATGCTGCCTCTCAGCCCGACGGAGCGCATCGCAGTGCTTGCGGCCTCGCCCTTTGCCGGCCGCTACGAAAAAGCCTTCGACCGTGAATCCGCTCACGAAATTCTTCAGGCGCGCGCCGCTCAGGCCCCCCTTATGGACAAGGCACCCAAGCCCCAGTCGCGCGGTCGCCAGAGCGACGACATGATGACCGCCCTGGCGAAAAGCGCGGCTCGCTCCATCGGCAGCAACGTCGGTCGCCAGGTGGTGCGCGGCGTACTCGGTGCGTTGTTTGGCGGCAAGCGGTGA